One genomic window of Streptomonospora nanhaiensis includes the following:
- a CDS encoding CPBP family intramembrane glutamic endopeptidase, which yields MSTPVAAPAHAAAPAAPAHAAAADPARATALAPRGLAAFLVIAFAFSWGVWWAGSAFLPGSPMPAVIAGGFGPAVAAVAVTLATEGLSGAGALFRRYSPRRRGWFAALGATVLVLAAIAGSAAVPLYLGTAALDTEALRAAAVLAPVNLLVIALAGGGNEELGWRGFALPRLQGALPPVAANTVLGAVWAVWHAPLFTMAGTVQSEIAFPAYALLCVGLTVVLGYVFNATRGGVLLAVAAHAAVNVVTGLKGTAVGDAAGVGEVAFVALAALVLVALTRGRLGLRPLRA from the coding sequence GTGTCCACGCCCGTCGCCGCACCCGCTCACGCGGCCGCCCCTGCCGCCCCCGCACACGCGGCGGCCGCCGACCCGGCGCGGGCCACCGCCCTCGCGCCGCGCGGCCTGGCCGCCTTCCTGGTGATCGCGTTCGCCTTCTCCTGGGGGGTGTGGTGGGCCGGCTCGGCCTTCCTCCCCGGCAGCCCGATGCCGGCGGTGATCGCGGGCGGCTTCGGCCCCGCCGTCGCCGCCGTGGCCGTCACCCTGGCCACCGAGGGCCTCTCCGGGGCCGGTGCCCTCTTCCGGCGCTACTCGCCCCGGCGGCGCGGCTGGTTCGCCGCGCTCGGCGCCACGGTCCTGGTGCTCGCGGCCATCGCCGGCTCCGCGGCGGTGCCCCTCTACCTGGGCACCGCCGCGCTCGACACCGAGGCCCTGCGCGCGGCCGCCGTGCTGGCGCCCGTCAACCTCCTGGTGATCGCCCTGGCCGGCGGCGGCAACGAGGAACTGGGCTGGCGCGGCTTCGCGCTGCCGCGCCTCCAGGGGGCGCTGCCCCCCGTGGCGGCCAACACGGTGCTCGGCGCGGTCTGGGCCGTGTGGCACGCCCCGCTGTTCACGATGGCGGGCACGGTGCAGTCGGAGATCGCCTTCCCCGCCTACGCCCTGCTGTGCGTCGGCCTCACCGTGGTCCTCGGCTACGTCTTCAACGCCACCCGCGGCGGCGTGCTCCTCGCCGTGGCCGCCCACGCCGCCGTCAACGTCGTCACCGGCCTGAAGGGCACGGCGGTGGGCGATGCCGCCGGCGTCGGCGAGGTCGCGTTCGTGGCCCTGGCCGCGCTGGTGCTGGTGGCGCTCACCCGCGGCCGCCTGGGCCTCCGCCCGCTCCGCGCCTGA
- a CDS encoding TetR/AcrR family transcriptional regulator: MAAAAPCALPSLHTVFHGRDGLLAAVFERYGPVVDVEALAAAPPERLEDMVRGVQRAVVHAFAREPRVVPAIFADLLARPQGPGTRLLREAMPRVFSGISALLRPELAAGRVRPLPMPVLIQLIIGPPVVHMMTRPALEAALGEGLPPVEESLDHFAAAFLRAAAPGGAG, from the coding sequence GTGGCCGCGGCCGCGCCGTGCGCGCTGCCGAGCCTGCACACCGTCTTCCACGGCCGCGACGGCCTGCTGGCGGCGGTCTTCGAGCGCTACGGCCCGGTGGTCGACGTCGAGGCGCTGGCCGCCGCGCCGCCCGAGCGGCTGGAGGACATGGTGCGCGGCGTGCAGCGGGCGGTGGTGCACGCCTTCGCCCGGGAGCCGCGCGTGGTGCCCGCCATCTTCGCCGACCTGCTGGCCCGGCCGCAGGGGCCCGGCACCCGGCTGCTGCGCGAGGCGATGCCGCGGGTGTTCTCGGGGATCAGCGCCCTGCTGCGGCCCGAACTCGCGGCGGGCCGGGTGCGCCCGCTGCCCATGCCGGTGCTCATCCAGCTGATCATCGGCCCGCCGGTGGTGCACATGATGACGCGGCCGGCGCTGGAGGCGGCGCTGGGCGAGGGCCTGCCGCCGGTGGAGGAGTCGCTGGACCACTTCGCCGCGGCGTTCCTGCGGGCCGCCGCGCCCGGTGGCGCCGGGTAG
- a CDS encoding methyltransferase family protein, producing the protein MGVIPWLITGWEFTEPLPYWAVARWTGAVLIAAGLYVCAHAFTRFVAAQGVPIPAAPTEHLVVDGFNRYVRNPMYVALLHVLIGEALLFGSLGVLAWALTAWLVAALFVRFYEEPTLERTFGADYTEYRRNVRAWVPRLRPWRPSAAARTGR; encoded by the coding sequence GTGGGTGTCATCCCGTGGCTGATCACCGGGTGGGAGTTCACCGAGCCCCTGCCCTACTGGGCGGTGGCGCGGTGGACCGGTGCGGTCCTCATCGCCGCCGGCCTCTACGTCTGCGCGCACGCCTTCACGCGGTTCGTCGCCGCCCAGGGCGTGCCCATCCCCGCCGCGCCCACCGAGCACCTGGTGGTCGACGGCTTCAACCGCTACGTCCGCAACCCCATGTACGTCGCGCTGCTGCACGTGCTGATCGGCGAGGCCCTGCTGTTCGGCTCACTCGGCGTGCTCGCCTGGGCGCTGACGGCGTGGCTGGTGGCGGCGCTGTTCGTGCGCTTCTACGAGGAGCCGACCCTGGAGCGCACCTTCGGCGCCGACTACACCGAGTACCGCCGCAACGTGCGGGCCTGGGTGCCCCGCCTGCGGCCCTGGCGCCCCTCGGCGGCGGCCCGCACCGGGCGCTAG
- a CDS encoding TetR/AcrR family transcriptional regulator: protein MGQPTTGGGEAGGTGRGAAPDRGAVVAAALRLFTEAGYESTTMDDIAAAAGTSRRSLFRHFGSKEDILFAELDDLFETVQRYLDAAPGDDPVATVRTAARMVFQRYAGDPAVTVPRFRLVRAVPRLRDREIAMTARYQRAFSRYLRGGAGTGPRALAAEALAASVIAAHNHVLRSWLRSPEDPVPWAGFDEAMDFVTESLGALLRAPEEGARPAGESQAVLVAVYPARTPGADVLDRVRAALEPNGPL, encoded by the coding sequence ATGGGCCAGCCGACCACGGGCGGCGGCGAGGCGGGCGGCACCGGCCGGGGCGCCGCGCCCGACCGCGGGGCGGTGGTGGCCGCCGCCCTGCGCCTGTTCACCGAAGCGGGCTATGAGTCCACCACCATGGACGACATCGCGGCCGCCGCCGGCACCAGCCGGCGCAGCCTGTTCCGCCACTTCGGGTCCAAGGAGGACATCCTCTTCGCCGAACTGGACGACCTCTTCGAGACCGTCCAGCGCTACCTGGACGCCGCCCCCGGCGACGACCCCGTGGCCACCGTGCGGACCGCCGCGCGCATGGTGTTCCAGCGCTACGCGGGCGACCCCGCCGTCACCGTGCCCCGGTTCCGGCTGGTACGGGCGGTCCCGCGGCTGCGCGACCGCGAGATCGCCATGACCGCCCGCTACCAGCGCGCGTTCAGCCGCTACCTGCGCGGCGGCGCGGGCACCGGGCCGCGCGCGCTGGCCGCCGAGGCGCTGGCGGCGTCCGTGATCGCCGCCCACAACCACGTGCTGCGGTCCTGGCTGCGGTCGCCGGAGGACCCCGTGCCCTGGGCCGGGTTCGACGAGGCCATGGACTTCGTCACCGAGTCCCTGGGCGCGCTGCTGCGCGCGCCGGAGGAGGGCGCGCGCCCGGCGGGCGAGTCGCAGGCCGTGCTCGTGGCGGTCTACCCCGCCCGGACGCCCGGCGCCGACGTGCTGGACCGCGTGCGCGCCGCGCTGGAGCCCAACGGGCCCCTCTGA
- a CDS encoding response regulator transcription factor: MIRVLLADDQNLVRAGFRSILDGEDGISVVAEAGDGAEAVRLAAAERPDVVLMDVRMPVVDGLEATRRIAADARLAAVKVVILTTFDLDDYVYGALKAGASGFLVKDTEPAELVHAVRVVARGDALLAPSVTRRLIGEFADRVKEPPPAPLLNSLTEREREVLAGVAAGLSNDELARRLLVSPATAKTHVSRVLTKLRARDRAQLVVIAYESGVVRPGWLG; the protein is encoded by the coding sequence ATGATCCGGGTGCTGCTCGCCGACGACCAGAACCTCGTGCGCGCCGGATTCCGCTCCATCCTCGACGGCGAGGACGGGATCTCTGTGGTGGCCGAGGCCGGCGACGGCGCCGAGGCGGTGCGCCTGGCCGCCGCCGAACGCCCCGACGTCGTCCTCATGGACGTCCGCATGCCCGTGGTCGACGGCCTGGAGGCCACCCGCCGGATCGCCGCCGACGCCCGGCTGGCCGCGGTGAAGGTCGTCATCCTCACCACGTTCGACCTCGACGACTACGTCTACGGCGCCCTCAAGGCCGGCGCCAGCGGGTTCCTCGTCAAGGACACCGAGCCCGCCGAGCTGGTGCACGCCGTGCGCGTGGTCGCCCGCGGCGACGCGCTGCTGGCGCCCTCGGTCACCCGGCGCCTCATCGGCGAGTTCGCCGACCGCGTCAAGGAGCCCCCGCCCGCGCCCCTGCTCAACTCCCTCACCGAGCGCGAGCGCGAGGTGCTGGCGGGGGTGGCCGCCGGGCTGTCCAACGACGAGCTGGCGCGGCGGCTGCTGGTCAGCCCCGCCACCGCCAAGACCCACGTCAGCCGGGTGCTCACCAAGCTGCGCGCCCGCGACCGGGCGCAGCTGGTCGTCATCGCCTACGAGAGCGGCGTGGTGCGCCCGGGCTGGCTCGGCTGA
- a CDS encoding citrate synthase: MSEDGKERVVELRYEGGAHTLPLLTGTEGDEAFETKTLLSATGKVTLDPGFANTAACQSKITYIDGEAGILRYRGYPIEELAAHSSFLEVSYLVIHGELPDSGQLKEFSEQLRANAALPAEMRAMLDAFPRDAHPMTLLASAVNTMAAFYADTVDPKDSEQVDRATILLLAKLPTIAAHIYRNSVGQPPLEPDDSLGYVEDFLRMTFGGLSGESELDALFVRAMDLLLILHADHEQNCSTATVRVVGSSQASLYGSVSAGVNALFGPLHGGANQAVLEMLEEIRDLGGDVDSYLAKVKDKESKTRLMGFGHRVYKNYDPRSKEIKGLAAQILDRQAEPDELFELALRLEAKALADPYFTDRKLYPNVDFYSGVIYRAMGFPTSMFTVLFALGRLPGWIAHWREQRLDPAARIARPRQLYTGHAKRSYSGS; this comes from the coding sequence ATGAGCGAAGACGGCAAAGAGCGCGTGGTAGAGCTGCGGTACGAAGGTGGGGCGCACACCCTTCCCCTGCTCACCGGGACCGAAGGCGACGAAGCCTTCGAGACCAAGACCCTCCTGTCGGCCACCGGCAAGGTCACCCTCGACCCCGGGTTCGCCAACACGGCCGCCTGTCAATCCAAGATCACCTATATCGACGGTGAAGCGGGCATTCTGCGCTACCGCGGCTACCCCATCGAGGAGCTCGCCGCGCACAGCTCCTTCCTCGAAGTCTCCTACCTCGTCATCCACGGGGAGCTGCCGGACTCCGGCCAGCTCAAGGAGTTCTCCGAGCAGTTGCGCGCCAACGCCGCCCTGCCCGCCGAGATGCGCGCCATGCTCGACGCCTTCCCGCGCGACGCCCACCCCATGACCCTGCTGGCCAGCGCGGTCAACACCATGGCCGCGTTCTACGCCGACACCGTCGACCCCAAGGACAGCGAGCAGGTCGACCGCGCCACGATCCTGCTGCTGGCCAAGCTGCCCACCATCGCCGCCCACATCTACCGCAACTCCGTGGGTCAGCCGCCGCTGGAGCCCGACGACTCCCTCGGCTACGTCGAGGACTTCCTGCGCATGACCTTCGGCGGCCTCAGCGGGGAGTCCGAGCTGGACGCCCTGTTCGTCAGGGCCATGGACCTCCTGCTCATCCTGCACGCCGACCACGAGCAGAACTGCTCCACCGCCACCGTGCGGGTCGTCGGCTCCTCCCAGGCCAGCCTCTACGGCAGCGTCTCCGCCGGCGTCAACGCCCTGTTCGGCCCGCTGCACGGCGGCGCCAACCAGGCCGTCCTGGAGATGCTGGAGGAGATCCGCGACCTCGGCGGCGACGTCGACTCCTACCTGGCCAAGGTCAAGGACAAGGAGAGCAAGACCCGGCTGATGGGGTTCGGCCACCGCGTCTACAAGAACTACGACCCCCGCAGCAAGGAGATCAAGGGCCTGGCCGCGCAGATCCTCGACCGCCAGGCCGAACCCGACGAGCTGTTCGAGCTGGCCCTGCGGCTGGAGGCCAAGGCGCTGGCCGACCCCTACTTCACCGACCGCAAGCTCTACCCCAACGTCGACTTCTACAGCGGCGTCATCTACCGGGCCATGGGCTTCCCCACCAGCATGTTCACCGTCCTGTTCGCCCTGGGCCGGCTGCCCGGGTGGATCGCGCACTGGCGGGAGCAGCGGCTCGACCCCGCCGCCCGCATCGCGCGCCCCCGCCAGCTCTACACCGGGCACGCCAAGCGCTCCTACAGCGGCTCCTGA
- a CDS encoding histidine kinase — protein sequence MLIGRLRLPAWAVDLLLAVPVAAVALAAEYVTAAGQGRAVPGHSVALLMAGALALAVITRLPLPAAVVIGTVNPLYYMLGQVDSWAASIAFPIGVIRLGATGHRAAAVTATVLFMGTIAVGESIRFELWRALSTLGGALVVLLAGEIARSNRAYLHEVQRRAAEAERTREEEGRRRATEERLRIARELHDVVAHHISLINVQAGAAAYRRDDPEGAYAALDAIKAASREALRELRTTLGVLRQVDGGPEPAAPTAPAPTLARVGELAEHTTRAGLPVDLRVEGDPVPLPAAVDLAAYRIVQEALTNALRHSGAARAAVSVAYRADGVSVRVEDDGRAAGPVAEGNGLRGMRERAAAVGGTVRAAPRAGAPGFAVQADLPLAPGAGGAGTTAG from the coding sequence GTGCTGATCGGGCGGCTGCGGCTGCCCGCCTGGGCGGTCGACCTGCTGCTCGCGGTGCCGGTGGCCGCCGTGGCGCTCGCCGCCGAGTACGTCACCGCCGCCGGGCAGGGCCGGGCCGTCCCCGGCCACAGCGTCGCCCTGCTGATGGCCGGCGCGCTGGCCCTGGCCGTGATCACCCGGCTGCCGCTGCCGGCCGCCGTGGTGATCGGCACGGTCAACCCGCTGTACTACATGCTCGGCCAGGTGGACTCCTGGGCCGCCTCGATCGCGTTCCCCATCGGCGTCATCCGGCTGGGCGCCACCGGCCACCGCGCCGCCGCCGTCACCGCCACCGTCCTGTTCATGGGCACCATCGCCGTGGGGGAGTCCATCCGCTTCGAGCTGTGGCGCGCGCTGTCCACCCTCGGCGGCGCCCTCGTCGTGCTGCTCGCCGGCGAGATCGCCCGCAGCAACCGCGCCTACCTGCACGAGGTCCAGCGCCGCGCCGCCGAGGCCGAGCGCACGCGCGAGGAGGAGGGCCGCCGCCGCGCCACCGAGGAGCGGCTGCGCATCGCCCGCGAACTGCACGACGTCGTGGCCCACCACATCTCGCTGATCAACGTGCAGGCCGGCGCCGCCGCCTACCGCCGCGACGACCCCGAGGGCGCCTACGCCGCCCTGGACGCCATCAAGGCCGCCAGCCGCGAGGCCCTGCGCGAACTGCGCACCACCCTGGGCGTGCTGCGCCAGGTCGACGGCGGCCCCGAACCTGCAGCGCCCACGGCGCCCGCGCCCACCCTGGCGCGCGTGGGCGAACTCGCCGAGCACACCACCCGCGCCGGGCTGCCGGTGGACCTGCGGGTGGAGGGCGACCCCGTGCCGCTGCCCGCCGCCGTCGACCTCGCCGCCTACCGCATCGTGCAGGAGGCGCTCACCAACGCGCTGCGCCACTCCGGCGCCGCGCGCGCCGCCGTGTCCGTCGCCTACCGCGCCGACGGCGTCAGCGTCCGCGTGGAGGACGACGGCCGCGCCGCCGGGCCCGTGGCCGAGGGCAACGGCCTGCGCGGCATGCGCGAACGCGCCGCCGCGGTGGGCGGCACCGTCCGTGCCGCGCCCCGCGCCGGCGCGCCCGGGTTCGCGGTCCAGGCGGACCTGCCCCTGGCACCGGGCGCGGGTGGTGCGGGCACCACCGCCGGGTGA
- a CDS encoding EamA family transporter encodes MRTSPDTSRPGAPWRGRAVPAPALVLGSVFSVQIGQALGRDLFAWTGPAGVVALRLGIAALVLLPLWRPRAPRDARTLLLVCAYGAAIAGMNLIYPAMAHLPMGMAVTVQFLGPVAVALAGSRRAADLVWGGLAAAGILLFADTQGGGADPVGLAFAAGSGVSMAAYILLSRRAGATAAGGAPPAWAVAVAALITLPIGAAHEGAALLDPRLLAAGAGIAVLSAVVPYSLDLAALRRLPPRVVGVLQSLEPVVGAVAALLVLGERLDPAQWGAVACVTAAAVGAVATRRTPAAGPDPGA; translated from the coding sequence ATGCGGACATCCCCGGACACATCCCGTCCCGGCGCCCCGTGGCGGGGCCGCGCCGTGCCCGCGCCCGCGCTTGTGCTGGGCAGCGTGTTCAGCGTGCAGATCGGCCAGGCGCTGGGCCGCGACCTGTTCGCCTGGACCGGCCCGGCGGGGGTCGTGGCGCTGCGGCTGGGGATCGCCGCGCTGGTCCTGCTGCCGCTGTGGCGCCCGCGTGCACCGCGCGACGCCCGCACCCTGCTGCTCGTCTGCGCCTACGGCGCGGCCATCGCCGGGATGAACCTCATCTACCCCGCCATGGCGCACCTGCCGATGGGCATGGCGGTCACCGTGCAGTTCCTGGGCCCGGTGGCGGTGGCGCTCGCCGGGTCGCGGCGCGCGGCCGACCTGGTGTGGGGCGGGCTGGCCGCCGCGGGGATCCTGCTGTTCGCCGACACCCAAGGCGGCGGCGCCGACCCGGTCGGGCTGGCCTTCGCGGCGGGGTCGGGGGTGTCGATGGCCGCCTACATCCTGCTCAGCCGCCGGGCGGGGGCCACCGCCGCCGGCGGCGCGCCGCCGGCCTGGGCGGTGGCCGTGGCCGCCCTCATCACCCTGCCCATCGGTGCCGCCCACGAGGGTGCCGCGCTGCTGGACCCCCGGCTGCTGGCCGCCGGCGCCGGGATCGCGGTCCTGTCGGCCGTGGTGCCCTACTCCCTGGACCTCGCCGCGCTGCGCCGGCTGCCGCCCCGGGTCGTCGGAGTCCTGCAGAGCCTGGAGCCGGTGGTGGGCGCGGTGGCGGCCCTGCTCGTCCTGGGGGAGCGGCTCGACCCCGCCCAGTGGGGCGCGGTGGCCTGCGTGACCGCCGCCGCCGTCGGCGCGGTCGCCACCCGCCGCACCCCCGCCGCCGGTCCGGACCCGGGCGCGTGA
- a CDS encoding acyl-CoA dehydrogenase family protein — protein sequence MSDFALFTTTEEHEELRAAVRAVAEDKIAPHAAEVDERAVFPQAAYDALRATDFHAAHIGEEYEGMGADALATCIIIEEVARACASSSLIPAVNKLGTMPLILGASEDVKRRYLPPVARGEAMFSYGLSEREAGSDTASMRTQAVADGDDWVINGQKSWITNAGVSSYYTVMAVTDPDGPRGRNVSAFVLHADDPGFTLGEPERKLGIKGSPTRELFFDNVRIPGDRLVGQVGEGLKIALRTLDHTRVTIGAQAVGIAQGALDHAVAYVKERKQFGKAIADFQGVQFMLADMAMKLETARQMVYAAAAKSERGDSDLAFFGAAAKCYASDAAMEITTDAVQLLGGAGYVKDFPLERMMRDAKITQIYEGTNQIQRLVMARQLLK from the coding sequence ATGAGCGACTTCGCCTTGTTCACCACCACCGAGGAGCACGAGGAGCTGCGCGCGGCGGTGCGCGCCGTCGCCGAGGACAAGATCGCGCCGCACGCGGCCGAGGTCGACGAGCGCGCGGTGTTCCCGCAGGCCGCCTACGACGCGCTGCGCGCCACCGACTTCCACGCCGCCCACATCGGCGAGGAGTACGAGGGCATGGGCGCCGACGCCCTGGCCACCTGCATCATCATCGAGGAGGTCGCGCGGGCCTGCGCGTCGTCCTCCCTCATCCCGGCGGTGAACAAGCTGGGCACCATGCCGCTCATCCTGGGCGCCTCCGAGGACGTCAAGCGGCGCTACCTGCCGCCGGTGGCGCGCGGCGAGGCGATGTTTTCCTACGGCCTGTCCGAGCGCGAGGCCGGCTCCGACACCGCGAGCATGCGCACCCAGGCGGTGGCCGATGGCGACGACTGGGTCATCAACGGCCAGAAGTCCTGGATCACCAACGCCGGGGTCAGCTCCTACTACACGGTGATGGCGGTGACCGACCCGGACGGCCCGCGCGGTCGCAACGTCAGCGCGTTCGTGCTGCACGCCGACGACCCCGGGTTCACCCTGGGCGAGCCCGAGCGCAAGCTCGGCATCAAGGGCTCCCCCACCCGCGAGCTGTTCTTCGACAACGTCCGCATCCCCGGCGACCGGCTGGTGGGCCAGGTGGGCGAGGGCCTCAAGATCGCGCTGCGCACCCTGGACCACACCCGGGTGACCATCGGCGCCCAGGCGGTGGGCATCGCCCAGGGGGCGCTGGACCACGCGGTGGCCTACGTCAAGGAGCGCAAGCAGTTCGGCAAGGCGATCGCCGACTTCCAGGGCGTGCAGTTCATGCTCGCCGACATGGCCATGAAGCTGGAGACCGCCCGGCAGATGGTCTACGCCGCCGCGGCGAAGTCCGAGCGCGGCGACTCCGACCTCGCGTTCTTCGGCGCGGCCGCCAAGTGCTACGCCTCCGACGCCGCCATGGAGATCACCACCGACGCGGTGCAGCTGCTCGGCGGGGCGGGCTACGTCAAGGACTTCCCGCTGGAGCGCATGATGCGCGACGCCAAGATCACCCAGATCTACGAGGGCACCAACCAGATCCAGCGCCTGGTGATGGCCCGCCAGCTGCTGAAGTAG
- a CDS encoding HdeD family acid-resistance protein: MLDYMVRNWWALAARGALAILFGFVAVLWPGLTVLALAVAFGAYALADGLLAGWSALRAAKPDRPPLVLEAVLGVLLGILALTWPALTVFLLSLIIGLWAVVTGAFEIAAAVRLSKQLSGEWLFIFAGVLSVAFGLVMWVAPIAGALGLAFVVGVYAIVFGAALVVLSLRLRLVRAEHGGRLDALRAPEAAGTHDTSGTAADRDRPEQGHPEDPQGRERTGRPGRRDEPGAPGAGDGA, translated from the coding sequence ATGCTTGACTACATGGTCCGGAACTGGTGGGCGCTGGCGGCGCGCGGCGCCCTGGCGATCCTCTTCGGATTCGTCGCCGTCCTCTGGCCCGGACTCACCGTCCTCGCCCTGGCGGTCGCCTTCGGTGCCTACGCCCTGGCCGACGGCCTGCTCGCCGGGTGGTCCGCCCTGCGCGCCGCCAAACCCGACCGCCCGCCGCTGGTCCTGGAGGCCGTGCTCGGCGTCCTGCTGGGCATCCTCGCGCTGACCTGGCCCGCGCTCACCGTCTTCCTGCTCTCGCTGATCATCGGCCTGTGGGCGGTGGTGACCGGCGCCTTCGAGATCGCCGCCGCGGTGCGGCTGAGCAAGCAGCTGAGCGGGGAGTGGCTGTTCATCTTCGCCGGCGTGCTGTCGGTCGCCTTCGGCCTGGTGATGTGGGTCGCCCCCATCGCCGGCGCCCTCGGCCTCGCGTTCGTCGTCGGCGTCTACGCCATCGTCTTCGGCGCCGCCCTCGTGGTGCTCAGCCTGCGGCTGCGCCTGGTACGCGCCGAGCACGGCGGCCGCCTCGACGCGCTGCGCGCGCCCGAGGCCGCCGGAACCCACGACACGTCCGGCACCGCCGCCGACCGCGACCGCCCAGAACAGGGCCACCCCGAGGACCCCCAGGGGCGCGAGCGCACCGGCCGCCCCGGCCGCCGCGACGAGCCCGGCGCCCCCGGCGCCGGCGACGGCGCCTAA
- a CDS encoding TetR/AcrR family transcriptional regulator, with protein MAEPEPSSPRRSDSVFTRPPRGRRSQPALTRDRIVAGTIALLDREGSAALTMRRVAAELGVHATSLYWYVARREDLVDLAVDGILAEAAAGLPGPEEPWDLAVRTTARRFYAALTAHAWAAEFAGVRPLLGPNALALSRRIVAALGDSGGGEEAQAVAIRALANQILGAATTTVAMRVGAAAGGGTEDARAAAVSAADALAVENAYFDQVIDLLLAGIRARSAG; from the coding sequence ATGGCCGAACCCGAACCCTCCAGCCCCCGGCGGTCCGACAGCGTGTTCACCCGTCCACCGCGCGGCCGCCGCTCCCAGCCGGCGCTCACCCGCGACCGCATCGTCGCCGGGACCATCGCGCTGCTCGACCGCGAGGGGTCGGCGGCGCTCACCATGCGCAGGGTCGCGGCCGAACTGGGCGTGCACGCCACGAGCCTCTACTGGTATGTGGCCCGCCGCGAGGACCTGGTCGACCTGGCCGTCGACGGCATCCTGGCCGAGGCCGCCGCCGGCCTGCCCGGGCCCGAGGAGCCCTGGGACCTGGCCGTGCGGACCACCGCCCGGCGGTTCTACGCGGCGCTGACCGCGCACGCCTGGGCGGCGGAGTTCGCCGGTGTCCGCCCGCTGCTGGGGCCCAACGCGCTCGCCCTGTCGCGCCGGATCGTCGCCGCGCTGGGCGACTCCGGCGGCGGCGAGGAGGCCCAGGCGGTGGCGATCCGGGCGCTGGCCAACCAGATCCTGGGCGCGGCCACCACGACCGTCGCCATGCGCGTTGGTGCCGCCGCCGGCGGCGGCACCGAGGACGCCCGCGCCGCCGCCGTGTCCGCCGCCGACGCCCTCGCCGTGGAGAACGCCTACTTCGACCAGGTGATCGACCTGCTGCTGGCGGGGATCCGGGCCCGCAGCGCCGGCTGA